The Brassica oleracea var. oleracea cultivar TO1000 chromosome C6, BOL, whole genome shotgun sequence genome includes a region encoding these proteins:
- the LOC106297186 gene encoding uncharacterized protein LOC106297186 isoform X2 codes for MKSEQCAQKLQSSTQASSQGEQKINQSLDASPIQDAVSVSAPSNDTRKVSRQDIELVQNLIERCLQLYMNKDEVVKTLLTRARIEPAFTSLVWQKLEEGNAEFFRAYYIRLKLKKQIVIFNQLLEHQYHLMKYPPVPPKIPLAPMPNGMHHPMPPVGMQIGYPVLPHPQMHVQGHPHITAATAMSSCHVVNGVPAPAHLQPLRMNSTNDMVVDDTTVEDETPPQVVPPSSGEMAVSPASVASSGHFPFVDSDMVMETSVLDSEFTADVGADGGEGGGGAAGNSRDASFDQIPWDFSLSDLTADLSNLGDVYVGDLEALGDYTGSPFLPSDSEILLDSTDQEDIEEFFADSMPGPPSLNEEKP; via the exons ATGAAGAGCGAACAG TGCGCACAGAAACTACAATCTTCAACTCAAGCTTCATCCCAAGGTGAACAGAAAATCAACCAATCATTAGATGCTTCTCCTATACAAGATGCCGTTTCTGTATCTGCTCCAAGCAATGATACTAGGAAAGTCTCAAGACAAGATATTGAACTC GTTCAGAATTTGATAGAAAGATGTCTTCAGTTGTACATGAACAAAGATGAGGTGGTGAAGACCCTCTTGACTCGGGCAAGGATAGAACCTGCATTTACTAGCTTGG TTTGGCAGAAACTGGAAGAAGGAAACGCAGAGTTTTTCAGGGCTTATTACATAAGGTTGAAGCTGAAGAAGCAAATAGTTATATTCAATCAATTGCTTGAGCACCAGTACCATCTCATGAAGTATCCTCCTGTACCTCCAAAGATTCCTCTCGCACCTATGCCAAACGGAATGCATCATCCCATGCCACCTG TTGGCATGCAAATTGGGTATCCAGTACTACCACATCCTCAGATGCATGTTCAAGGCCATCCCCATATTACTGCTGCAACGGCTATGTCAAGCTGCCATGTTGTTAACGGAGTCCCTGCACCTGCGCATCTCCAGCCATTGAGGATGAACTCAACGAATGA TATGGTGGTTGATGATACAACGGTGGAAGATGAAACTCCTCCTCAAGTGGTTCCACCAAGCAGTGGTGAGATGGCAGTGAGTCCAGCTTCTGTGGCATCAAGTGGACACTTTCCATTTGTTGATTCAGACATGGTAATGGAGACTTCAGTGCTTGATTCCGAGTTCACGGCTGATGTTGGAGCAGATGGAGGAGAAGGAGGAGGAGGGGCAGCTGGGAATTCTAGAGATGCGTCATTTGATCAGATTCCCTGGGATTTTAGCCTTTCTGATCTCACTGCAGATCTGTCAAACTTGGGAG ATGTGTATGTTGGAGATTTAGAAGCGTTAGGAGACTATACAGGCTCACCGTTTCTTCCATCTGACTCAGAGATTTTGCTGGATTCTACTGACCAAGAGGACATAG AGGAGTTCTTTGCGGATTCTATGCCTGGACCTCCTAGTTTAAACGAAGAGAAGCCTTGA
- the LOC106297186 gene encoding uncharacterized protein LOC106297186 isoform X1: protein MKSEQCAQKLQSSTQASSQGEQKINQSLDASPIQDAVSVSAPSNDTRKVSRQDIELVQNLIERCLQLYMNKDEVVKTLLTRARIEPAFTSLVWQKLEEGNAEFFRAYYIRLKLKKQIVIFNQLLEHQYHLMKYPPVPPKIPLAPMPNGMHHPMPPVVGMQIGYPVLPHPQMHVQGHPHITAATAMSSCHVVNGVPAPAHLQPLRMNSTNDMVVDDTTVEDETPPQVVPPSSGEMAVSPASVASSGHFPFVDSDMVMETSVLDSEFTADVGADGGEGGGGAAGNSRDASFDQIPWDFSLSDLTADLSNLGDVYVGDLEALGDYTGSPFLPSDSEILLDSTDQEDIEEFFADSMPGPPSLNEEKP, encoded by the exons ATGAAGAGCGAACAG TGCGCACAGAAACTACAATCTTCAACTCAAGCTTCATCCCAAGGTGAACAGAAAATCAACCAATCATTAGATGCTTCTCCTATACAAGATGCCGTTTCTGTATCTGCTCCAAGCAATGATACTAGGAAAGTCTCAAGACAAGATATTGAACTC GTTCAGAATTTGATAGAAAGATGTCTTCAGTTGTACATGAACAAAGATGAGGTGGTGAAGACCCTCTTGACTCGGGCAAGGATAGAACCTGCATTTACTAGCTTGG TTTGGCAGAAACTGGAAGAAGGAAACGCAGAGTTTTTCAGGGCTTATTACATAAGGTTGAAGCTGAAGAAGCAAATAGTTATATTCAATCAATTGCTTGAGCACCAGTACCATCTCATGAAGTATCCTCCTGTACCTCCAAAGATTCCTCTCGCACCTATGCCAAACGGAATGCATCATCCCATGCCACCTG TAGTTGGCATGCAAATTGGGTATCCAGTACTACCACATCCTCAGATGCATGTTCAAGGCCATCCCCATATTACTGCTGCAACGGCTATGTCAAGCTGCCATGTTGTTAACGGAGTCCCTGCACCTGCGCATCTCCAGCCATTGAGGATGAACTCAACGAATGA TATGGTGGTTGATGATACAACGGTGGAAGATGAAACTCCTCCTCAAGTGGTTCCACCAAGCAGTGGTGAGATGGCAGTGAGTCCAGCTTCTGTGGCATCAAGTGGACACTTTCCATTTGTTGATTCAGACATGGTAATGGAGACTTCAGTGCTTGATTCCGAGTTCACGGCTGATGTTGGAGCAGATGGAGGAGAAGGAGGAGGAGGGGCAGCTGGGAATTCTAGAGATGCGTCATTTGATCAGATTCCCTGGGATTTTAGCCTTTCTGATCTCACTGCAGATCTGTCAAACTTGGGAG ATGTGTATGTTGGAGATTTAGAAGCGTTAGGAGACTATACAGGCTCACCGTTTCTTCCATCTGACTCAGAGATTTTGCTGGATTCTACTGACCAAGAGGACATAG AGGAGTTCTTTGCGGATTCTATGCCTGGACCTCCTAGTTTAAACGAAGAGAAGCCTTGA